TCCTGGTGGGAAGATCTGTGATGCCTGACTGGGAACGATGCAGATCCCTTGGATACCTGTCACccacatccagggatggaggggacaaccacaaggcacagggcaggaccAGCCTGGGCAAGAGCTTGAAGTGCCAGTCTCTACatgagctgctccctgtcccatCAGGAATGTTCATCCCGAGCTCCTGACTTTCCTAAAAcctcccagctggctgctggaagTGCTGAAAGCCAGAAGGTGAAACTTCAAGATAAGGGTGGGGGTATGAGAAATAACTACAAGAACATTGGAAAGTTTTATTAAGCCCTCAGCTCCAGGATTTTCCCTTATTCCAGGAGATAGGAAATTCCCCTGGAATTTCTGGAGATAGTTCAGGAGATAGACGGAAATGGGAAATTCCCCTGGGTCTGCGATGGGTCTGGATCTTGGGCAAGCTGGCAGCAGGGTTTGGCCATCTCTGTGTCCTTCCTCCATGCAGATGTGGCCAACTGCAGGCACGTCCCTGCCTGGAACAGGCattccagggctggcaccaccCCAGAGGGGTTTAACCCACAGCCCACAGGCCCCAGAGATTCTCAAGCTGTTTCCATGGAAGATCTCAAAGGaaaggcagcctgggcaggggtcAGACATCTCCATCTGAATTCCTGCTTGGATTTAGTGGAATTTCTGAGAAACCACCCAAGGTCTCAAACAACTTTATGGAAAGGGTTATCAACCCCGTTTGCTTTATAGTTGAAATaaggcagaaataattttttgggggatgaTCCAAAGGGAAGCAGCTGGGGTCTAGGCACCCCTGTTGTGGCTGAGGGATGTGTCTGTGGCCATCCATAATCCTGAGGCTTGATATCAAGGAATAGAAGGTCCTGTTGGACAGTGAGGAACAGGGAATTATTGGCTCAGATCAGgatgcagagctgtccctgttcAGTTCTTCTGTCCCAGTCCTTATGGATTTGGGCTTTCCTCTTCCATGCAACCTTCCCACAAAACCCACGTCCTCTAAATGCCCCAACTGGAGCCAGTGAAAGATGAGGGGGTTGAGGTTTTCCTTCCTTAAACCTGCTTTTAACTGGGATTAATTCCCCCAAGGCACTTCCCAGTAAATCTATGAAAATATTGAGGTTTGTGAATGGAAACCACCTCACCCCAAGAGTTGCAGGGCAGTTTCTCAAGTTCCTGAAGCCAGAACTgctctgtccatccatccatccatcctaCACATCCAGACATCCAAATGATCATTGATAATGTGTTACCTCTGTTAAAATATATAACAATTTTATGGATTGGATCATGGATCATTGGGAAGGGATCTAGTGAGGTCCTGAGCTGGGATAAACAGGGATGGCTCCACCACCCTTGTTTACAGGCCAcaagaaaattgaaatatttccatgaaaaattcttttttacttcTGCAAAGAGACAAGGAATTTTCTCTTTGAGTCAATTCCTTAGCAAGAGCTGAGGAATGAGAAATAGAAGTTTTGCACTGTGTAGGTTCTACCCCAGCACTGAACTTTCCAAAGTAGCTGCTGTGAGGAGTAGATGCCTTGAAAATTCCTTTCTGAAGTCAGGTGTTCAAACAAATgccttcagaaatatttatccttatcacaaagccccagaggtTCCTCTGACAGCAAAACGGGAACAAAAAAACAGCGTCGGTGTGAATTTTTACCAATAGATGGCACTGGAtgcttgcaggttttttttcagccGGTGGAAGGAAGGTAGGATAGAAAATTTCAAACCAATCTGGTTTTTGTCATGAAGTCCCACCAGGAGGAGTTTGGAAAATCCACACTCTCAGTGTCTTCTGGATGCGGATGGACAGTGCTCACACTGAGGTTTCTGAGAGCTGCTTTGCATAGATTTGCATATTTAGAGATGTCCCTCCCTCAGGTGGCAGCCAGCAAGGGTTTGTACATCgcctcttcaaagagcagcagtAGCCCCTGATGAGAGTGGTTTTAAGGCCACACTCAGCCCTCAGGATCTCTGATACAGCTCTGAAATTTAAATCTTGCTCTCAGTTACTGATTCCTGCAGAATTTCCCTTAAACGAGCTGGAAGGAGCTGTAGCTGtgaggggagggatggggcagctgccactgtcacagctggggaatgctgctctcagcagaagGAGCTGGTTTTACagtcatggaatatcctgatttggaagggacccacaaggattatCAAAGTCCAGTTCCTTGCCCTGCGCAGGAcatcccaacaatcccaccctgtgcctgagagcgttgtccaaacacttcctgaGCTCTTGATGCcatgaccattccctggggagcctgttccagtgccaggaaaagggaagaaccttttcctgatatccaacctaaacctctcctgacacagttcccaggccattcccttggatTCTGTCGCTGctccagagagaagagatcagtgctgCCCCTCCACTTCCCCTCGTCAGGAAGTTGTAGATCCCAAAAAGTCTCCCCTCAACCTCCTCTTTTTCAGGTTGAACTCTCACAGAGGATACTCAGACTTACCAAAGCTCAAGCTCAAGTCCCTCTAAATCCCCCTTTTTCAGGCTGCTGAGCCTCCAAAGTCAAGCTCAGGCCCAGCTTCTGCAACACCTCCCTTGTCCTCCAGTTCTGGGATTTGTCTTTTCCCCCCTGGCATATCCAAGCTTTGCCATTGCCTCCAGACATGCCTAATTTTGGACGCTGCTGCATTTTGGTCAGAAAGCTGCAGATTTGGGTCTGTTTTTCTTGCTGTGTCACCTCAGAGCctttctgtcccctctgcagcccagtCCCTGCAATGTTACATGTGCAAGGAGCCCACAGACATTTCCAAGTGCAGGACTCCCATTGTGTGTCCCCCAAAGGCCACCGTGTGCACCACGACGCTGCACTCCGTGGACACAGGTGAGTGCCACCACTGCCCCCGAGGGGTCCTGGGGAGAAATCTGAGAATTCCaggatgggttgggttgggagaGAGCTTAAAGATCATTGAACTCCAAACCCCCACATTCCagtagatcaggttgctccaagcctcatccaacctggccttggaccagggatggggcagccacagcttctctgggaaacctgtgccagggcctcaccaccctcaccgggaagaattccttcccaaaatcccatctaacCGCCCActctgtcagtgggaagccattccctgtgtcctgtccttccatcctttgtcccaaatccctctccagctctcctggagccccttcaggcactggaaagggctctgagctctccctggagccttcccttctccagctgagcaCCCTCAgatctcccagcctggctccagagcagaggggctccatcccttggagcatctccatggcctcctctggacctgtTCCAACAATTCCCTGTCTTTGTCCTGTCAGGACCCCAAAGCTGGAGGCAAATCCCACTCTTCAGCTGGGGTCTCACTAGAACAGAGggggagaatcacctccctcaatcTGCTGGCCAcatttccctctccccatcccagtccctttAACGTCTCTGTAAAAACCCAGGTGAAATTATCCCGTTttagagagggaaggagagaaatacaTCAGATTTGGAGCCTCACAGTGAAATAGCCAGACTCACTGCACTTGTTGCCTCTGTGTGGCCTTTCCTACCCCAATATCTCTGTGGACCCTGAATTTATAGACAGTGCAAACATCTACAGGGAATTGTGTCCCTTTTCCATGCTGGAATGATTTtgaaaggagcaggagggtgaGAGAGAgtcagcagtgggagctggcagACCTGTTCCCACAAAAAGAGGCTGGGTTAGAGGCACCCATGGATTAGAGATGTCCAACACCTCCTGTCAGTGTTTCTCAAtcccattttctctccctgttttttcccctctcacctcctcctcctctccaatCTGCCTCTCCCAGGTTATCCCTTTTTTGGCAACATCACTGTGACCAGGGCCTGTGAGGAGGAATGCCTCTCCTACGATGGGATAGGGGCTCAGAagcccaaatcctgctgctaCACCGACCTGTGCACAGATGACACCAAGAGCAGCagtggggtgaggagcagctctgcagcgcTGgctctggtggccctggtggctgGCACGGTCCTCCAGTGCTCCCTGTGAGGTCACAAgtgtcccagctccagctgaaagCCCACCACTCTCCCTGCCAAGCTGCCTCATGAACTCTTAGATGCTTTGGGAATGCCCTTCTTCTCTGACGTGTGGCTTTGCCCCATCTTCAATGCTGGATTCAAGCCAAGAGTTTGGGCACCTGGACTTAAAACCCTCAAATCTCCAGTTTCCAGCTGTTTAAGCAGATGTTTCTCACCTTCAGCTCTTCTGGTCCTCAGGATCCACAGAGAATGggttgagttggaaggaaccttcaAAATCATCCATTTtcaatcccctgccatgggcagggacaccttccaccatcccaggttgctccaagccccatccaacctggcctggaacactgccagggatccatgggcagccacagcttctctgggaatcctgtgccatgtcctGACTGAGAGGAGCAGATGGATCTGGGCCCAGTTACCTCCTGCCCACCAGGGAGTGGGTGGCAACTGTGGAGATCTGGAGCTTAATTCCAAGGATAGGCTAAGGAATGAGTTCAGAAGGGCTCAGCTTCCATGCGGGAGCAGGATGGATTTCTGGAAAGTTCAACACACCCCCCTGGACTGACAGACCACGTAGGTCAGACCTGCAACCCAAATTTCCAAGTTTGGCCAGACAAACATGCCCCCCTCCCTCAGCGTCTGCCTGAGCTCGGGTTGCTGTTGGATCTCCCAGATTTCCCTTTCCAGATGTTTTAAAGATTATTCCAAGCAAATTCTTCTCTTATTCTGCCCTCCCTTCATCCCTTCAGAGCAGAAACTGCAGGATAGGGAAAATAATGGTTATCCCAGACCCTCAGCTGTAGGAAAAGTCAGTTAAaagtgctgggatcccagctgGGATTTGCTTGCAGCAGATGTGGGATTGATTCTGAggccctgcctgctgcaaaagcagctgGAGTGGAAGCAGATATGAatgagccaggtgtgcccagctcaCAGAGATGCAGGAAATTTTCCATTCCCTCTGTTCCTATTGCCAGGGATCATCCAGATGATCAGGAGTAGAGTAGAGCATGGATACACCCCGTGCACCATCCTTGTGTGTTCACAGCAACCTCCTCTGTGGCAAAGTctattttcctccattttcccccccttttccacTCTCTTTCCACAAGAAACCAAAGCAGGgggctctttctcctccttgcaCAGAGGGAATGGTTTCTCAAGGTTTGTCTCAGTACCATTTAGGAGAAAACTCTGACAATCTTGCATTCCttggcagagctcaggaggaTGGTGAGCCCTTTTTCCTGGAGGTGAAACCCACTAAAACACTGAAAACCCCCTGGCAATGCTGAGATCTGCAGGGAGCAAATGCCATGGAGAGGATAATAACTGGAAGTTACTCAAATCCCAGTATTCCACCCACCCTCACAGACACTGAGCACCAGCCCCTGCTTCCCACTCgtctgttctgtttttctctgcttcaaAACCAGTTGGATGTGTCAAGCCAGAAGCaaagctccagccctgccatcctCAGATcacattccattttttttttttttctttctttgtcctggcttccagctctgt
This Haemorhous mexicanus isolate bHaeMex1 chromosome 1, bHaeMex1.pri, whole genome shotgun sequence DNA region includes the following protein-coding sequences:
- the LOC132338416 gene encoding ly6/PLAUR domain-containing protein 2-like, which encodes MKKLLVGFLLGLAFVELAQSLQCYMCKEPTDISKCRTPIVCPPKATVCTTTLHSVDTGYPFFGNITVTRACEEECLSYDGIGAQKPKSCCYTDLCTDDTKSSSGVRSSSAALALVALVAGTVLQCSL